In a genomic window of Mercenaria mercenaria strain notata chromosome 19, MADL_Memer_1, whole genome shotgun sequence:
- the LOC123541841 gene encoding fibropellin-1-like translates to MANTRVTGGGIYLIKISRFEPRQSDEAHSFRHRHGLQSDDVDSVRPQHELQSDEVPDSFRHRHEFQSGDVDNVRSQYELQSDEVDPNKPDYTKSSADDNDTQCGFLSHRKAFSIGILLTIIVIGTIIGIVFGVTNADKKDIGDCSSIQCGNGTCIDGVNDYRCLCDPGFKGTNCEFNIDECSSSPCGNGTCNDGISNYICTCDGGFHLRTYFLKDIDECSSSPCGNGTCIDGINRYRCSCDNGFNGTNCEHNMDECISSPCIKGICIDDINKYRCSCDDGFNGINCEHNIDECSSSPCGNGTCIDAISNYSCSCDKGFNGTNCEHNIDECSSSLCGNGTCIDGINSYRCSCDDGFKGLNCEYNIDECSSSPCEHGSCFDGINNYRCSCNDGFNGTNCEHNIDECISSPCGNGTCIDGINDYRCSCDDGFTGTNCDYMLSDCLNILRYDGNSTDGVYTIRTGNGHQHFDVYCDMSTDGGGWTVFQHRFDGTVDFYRNFTEYETGFGHLTTEFWLVIVPYRSASDRDRTFDLPIKGQVHYSLGHRIIVGLC, encoded by the exons ATGGCGAACACTCGTGTGACTGGCGGCggaatttatttaataaaaataagtaGGTTTGAACCTCGGCAGTCGGATGAAGCACATAGTTTTAGACATCGGCATGGATTACAGTCGGATGATGTAGACAGTGTTAGACCTCAGCATGAATTACAGTCGGATGAAGTACCAGATAGTTTTAGACATCGGCATGAATTTCAGTCGGGTGATGTAGACAATGTTAGATCTCAGTATGAATTACAGTCGGATGAAGTAGATCCAAATAAACCAGATTATACCAAATCGTCGGCAGATGATAATGACACACAATGTGGATTTTTATCACACAGAAAAGCATTTAGTATTGGAATTCTGCTGACGATTATTGTTATTGGGACGATTATTGGTATTGTCTTTGGTGTTACAAATGCTGATAAAAAAG ATATCGGCGACTGCAGCTCAATTCAGTGTGGTAATGGAACATGTATTGATGGCGTTAATGATTATAGATGTTTGTGCGATCCTGGGTTCAAAGGAACCAACTGCGAATTCA atattGATGAGTGCAGTTCAAGTCCATGTGGTAATGGGACATGCAATGATGGCATAAGTAATTACATATGTACATGCgatgggggtttc CATTTGAggacatattttcttaaagatattGATGAGTGCAGTTCAAGTCCATGCGGTAATGGAACATGCATTGATGGCATAAATAGATACAGATGTTCATGTGATAACGGGTTTAATGGAACAAACTGCGAACACA ATATGGATGAGTGCATCTCAAGTCCTTGTATAAAAGGAATATGCATTGATGATATCAATAAGTACAGATGCTCATGCGATGATGGATTCAATGGAATTAACTGTGAGCACA ATATTGATGAGTGCAGTTCAAGTCCATGTGGTAATGGAACATGCATTGATGCCATAAGTAATTATAGCTGCTCATGTGATAAAGGGTTCAATGGAACAAACTGCGAACACA ATATTGATGAGTGCAGTTCAAGTCTTTGTGGTAATGGAACATGCATTGATGGCATAAACAGTTACAGATGCTCGTGCGATGATGGATTTAAAGGTCTAAACTGCGAATACA ATATTGATGAGTGCAGTTCAAGCCCATGTGAACATGGATCATGTTTTGATGGCATTAATAATTACAGATGTTCATGTAATGATGGATTCAATGGAACAAACTGTGAGCACA ATATTGATGAGTGCATCTCAAGTCCATGTGGAAACGGGACATGTATTGATGGTATCAATGATTACAGATGCTCATGCGATGATGGATTTACCGGAACCAACTGTGACTACA TGTTATCTGATTGTTTAAACATTTTGCGTTACGACGGAAACAGTACTGATGGTGTTTATACAATCAGAACAGGGAACGGTCATCAACATTTTGATGTGTACTGTGACATGTCCACTGATGGTGGGGGATGGACG gtatttCAGCACCGCTTTGACGGGACAGTAGATTTTTACAGAAACTTTACGGAATATGAGACAGGATTTGGACATCTTACCACAGAATTTTGGTTGG TGATTGTGCCATACAGATCCGCCTCTGACAGGGATCGAACTTTTGACCTCCCTATTAAGGGGCAAGTGCATTATTCATTAGGCCATCGCATTATTGTGGGTCTTTGCtga